Part of the Shewanella eurypsychrophilus genome is shown below.
GGCGAATCAGACATATTTGGTAATGCAGATAGAAGCTCACCGTGAGAAGACTGCTCAATCAACTCCTTGCCAATAAGATAAGGAGCTTGTTCATCACCAAGTTCATAGTGACGCAGTAGCAGCATATACTTACTCGGTAATGCCTCGCTAGAGTCCCACCAGTGTCCGTCAATCGCATCAAACAGAGCATTCGTCTGCGCTTTAGAAACCGGACGCAACCAGGCCAATGTCGCATGTAACCAGCTGGTCATATGCTGGTTATATAGCTCTCTGTTCATGGTGAGGTTATTACTTAAAAGCGCAGTGGCAATCTTAGCGCCTAACATATTTGAGTAGAGGTCTTCGGGTGAATAGGCCGATACCTCCTCGGACCAAGGAAGCCAAGTACGATAACCGTGCCACTGAGCCACTTCATGGGCTTCGGCCACAAAATAAGCCAGGCGGGCAGCGATATTAGCCGCCACTTCCTGTCGTTGTTTGATGCTTAGGTGATTGGTCTCAAACGCCGATAACTGGATATACCTAGGTCCAATCTCAACTGGCAGCTCTATGCGAGCCTCTTGCCCAAGCTGGCTATAAATTTGATAGAAGAGTGCCACCGCATTATCGGCAGTATCACGCACATGAGCTAGATCAATAAAGCCACCTAGCTGGGTATAAATAATGCCATTATTCTCACCGCCTCGACGACCAGTAGGTGTGCCCTTTTGGTGACTGAATGTACCCGCTTCATAGGCATGGGGACCTATGTCCTCTAGGCTTACCGTGTTAGCTAGTCGATAAAAGGGAACTGGGATGGAAGCCACTGTCACCTTCTGCGCCGTACCAAAGGCACAACAAGGCCTTACAGCCTTAGGCATACCAGCATTGGTGAATTCGTGTAACTCCACTTCACTCACAATGGCAGGATCTGGCTGTTCATCTAGTGCCGCTGCCACAGCAAGCTCAGTAGGATTGGCCCTTATCTGCCAGTCTCTACTGCTACAAGCGGCAAGAGCACAGATGCAGATGACAATACTCAACGACTTTAGGATGACTTTCATTAGAAACGATAACCAATACTGAGCATGCCGCTAGTACGAGTACCAAACCCAACCTCTAATAGGAGATCGACATGCTTGTTAATCGATATTTGCCCTCCGACAAGTCCATTCCATTTATCTTCAAGGTGCTGATTGACTTCAAACTTACCGGTCGACAGGAAGTCAAAATCATTACCTATGCCAATATCATGCAAATAGCCGCTAAAGGTCTGCTCCACATTTTGGTACATGGCACCAAACCAGATTTGCATATCATTATTGCCACGTTGGAAGCGATATCCAGCCCGAGGTGACACCACTATGGTGCTTATCTCACCATCGAGAATGTTTAAATTGGTGTTGGTATAATTCACATCTAATAATGCAAACCAATTACCTATACCTCCAACTAAAGTACCGCCAACACCATAGGTGAAGCCTTTAAAATGAAGCTCAAAATCGAAGGGGTCTGATTGAATGTTACAAGGGTTAAACTGGCAATAAAGAGGCGGGAGGATCGAGGTCAAGTCTGCATCAACTTGAACATTAGCCACGCTACTGCCTTCGGTATGGCCTAACACTGCGTAAAAATTTAAAAATGGCAACAGCCAAACATCAGCGCGGAGTGTCAGGGTCTGAGAGTCCTGTAGCGCTTCGGAGCCAGTGATCGACAAGGCGTCATCAATAATGGGGCCTAATCCAGAAAATGAAACCGAATCAACCACCAAAGGCTGATCCATTGTCATATAGGTCATGCTCAGTCCGTAGGGTTTTGGTAGCTCATGGCCTAAATCTATTGCTTCCTGCGCCCATATTGGAAAGGCTCGGGCATATTTTTCATTAGCTGGTTCAACTTCGATTGCCCAAACAGACACACTAGAAATCGAGACGAAAAGTAGCACTAACCAGAGTGAAGTAATGGGTGTTTTTGACATGCTGAGCCTTAGAAAATTCATGAGCAATACGCACAAGCTTGCCTGATGAATATCAAAGCTTATGCCTAGCTGTTATGCAGAAGTGCATTTTTTAGCTGTAACTGACTTCTAGCTGAAACAGGAAGTGTAAAACAGAAGCAGATATAAAATGAATGAACGTTCATTTTATATTAGGAATATGAAACAAATCTGAATAGAGACGGTTTATAAACTGAAGGAGGGAGTAATACCAATCGGTATCAACACCTAGAAAGTGAGTTACGGTCTATCTTTATCACTAATAAATCAACAAGAAGGAGTTAACGCTGCTGACCTTTAAAGTCATCGAATCGACCAGCTTCATCAGAATTAACTAACGTGAAAGTATCATGGTGAATATGCCTCTTTATCACAATATCGATGATGGTCGTCTGATCGGGCTTGATTAACTGATCCACCTGCTCAGGCTCACAATGATACTCCGCAGCCTGATAGTAACTAAATCCAGCATCGGGTCTGGCAACAAGCTTTAGGCCAATTTGGCCCTCAGCAACACTCAATAACTTATTGGTATCTAAATAGAAACTGACACAATTTTGATTCACTGTGTTTTTTTGTTTATCCAGCATAAAGCCTTTAGGCAACGCCCCTGGATGGAAGCTTTTACCACTGAGCAGATAAACATCAAAGTCAGTCACCTTATGGCCTAAGTCATCACTCACGCGTATTACCAACATACTATATCTACGCTTCTTCTTGACCTTATCACTGCGCGTTCTCATTGCTTCCAATACATGGGTATACTGAGCTCTATTCGTCACTGACAGGCACTCTAAAATCCCAGAGACAACTGGTTTTCTATTGGCATGTTTGCCCTTTACCGAGCCCATAATCCCCATCGTAGTGCCGCTATGACTCCCATTGGGGATGATCTCAAAGGCAACCTGCTGAAGTGGCTGCTTTTTATCAACTAAAGTGAGCCGCTTTACACAGCGGTTCTCGAAATCCTGACAAACCAATTCATCTTCCTGCTCTAGACGCATACTGATGAAATTTAAATTGGCAGCCGAGGTTCTTACTACTCCGTCAGAGCCAGCCTCACCGGTATAACTATTCATATAGTCATACAGACTCTTATCTATGGCCTCCCCCGTGAACACGAAGGGGTAAATATCTGTTTGGCTAAAATCATAATCTAACCACTTAAGGTTTAATCTGTACTGTTCATCGGCGCCAAGCTCAAGCCAGTCCAATATTTTTTGCCCTGGTTCAACGCCATCGAACCATGCTCTGAGGCGACTTAGCCTAGATTTACCCAGCTGAGCTAACGCTGATCCATGATTAGCTGGGGCCAACATGATCAAGTGTTTGAGGGGGGATTGAGTCAGGTTATTTCCATAGTATTGCTCAAGCCAGGCGCGGATCACTGGCCCACCTGTGGAGTGAGTGATCACTGAAAACGCTTGCCCTGCCAATTCTCGCTTTCTTGCAGACTCAAAAGCGATGGCAATATCTTCTAATGTCACCTCATCATCAAAACTAATATAGCGACCAAGATGAATATGCTTGATATCTAGCTTAAGTTCAGCATTCGCTAGTTTAATTAAAGCTTGAGGCAACGCACCATAAGTATTGGTGCTTGTCACACTCCAACCATGGACAAAAACCAGCTGCATGTTCAACCTCAACTAAGTCTAAATTTCAATAGGTTAATATATCAAAATAATGCGTAAAAACAAGCTGATATATTTGTATTTCATCTATACCTAAGCGCACATTATCCGTATGCATTCCAGTAATCACCATCGGATTAATTGTGAGTTAATATTCAGTTAAGGTTCAGTGACGCTCACCTATGATGCTCCCAAGAACAAGACCCGTACCTACAATGAGAGCAATTTTATGAACAACAAGATGAATAAGACCCCCTTAGTTTTAGCTGCTGTGATCACATCTGTATTCTCTATCCCGACCATGGCTGCTGATTGGTTTGTTGGCGCTGGCGTTGGTGCACAACAAAATGGATATGACAAGGTTGTCACCGATACAGGTAAAGATCCGAAAGAAGTCACATCCTCTTCATCTCTCACACACGATAATGAGTTCTATATGGTTCGTGGGGGTGTTTACCTTGATGATAGTAGCCGCTTATACGGCACATATTCCTATAATGCTGATGACAGTACTACTCAACAGAGCTTTATAGCCTCATATGACTACTTAGTGCCACTCGGCAGTGGCAGATTAAACTGGTTTATCGGCGCTTCAGCAGGATCTAACCATGTTAGCCCAGAATCCGAGAATATGAGTTCAGGCAATAACTTCGTCTGGGGTGGCCAGACAGGTTTCATCTTTAACATCACCGACAACTTAAGCACCGAAATTGGTTATCGATATCTAGATCAAGATTACTCTATCAGTAATGCGCCAGATGAGATTGATGAGCCAGTTGCAACACCAAAAGCGGGGAGTGAAGTAACCACACTTTCAGCAACTGACTCTCAGCAGGTATACCTGAGTCTAGATTACCGCTTCTAACCTAAATGTCAGTCTAGCTAGATACTCGTCTAGTCTGACATCATTAGAGTGAAGTCATAATCTATTATCACTTCACTCGCATTAACACCCCTCAACACTAAGCGAGCTAGAAATAAACTCAAAAAAAACGCATAAGAAAAACACATAATACAAGAATTATTAGTGATCCCTAAAATTCCCGCAAATCCAAGCACACCAAGACTGACAGCCCAATTCACTCAATATATCTAATACTTAGATCATTACTCATGTTTATTCCATTCAGTTATTGTTCAGACTGATCCGACTAGTATGCCCTCAACGAAAAGCAAATGACTTAAATTTAAGTCGCTTAAATCTAAGTCACTAAACAGTAAATCACTGAACATAAGTTACTTAAATTTGAGTCACCATATTTTTAGAGAGTGAGAACATACTATGAAAATCAAATCTTTAGCAGTAGCAGCAGTAATCGCCACAGCAATGTCAGCCCCAACAATGGCTGCAGACTGGTTCATCGGTGGTGGTGTTGGCGCACAACAAAACACTTATAAAGGCTCATCACAAGCAAATGTTGATCCTGGATACAACGCTCAGAACTTCAAAGAAACCGAAAATAATGAGTTCTATGAAGTACGTGTTGGTGCATATCTGAATGATAACAACCGTGTTTACTCTACTTACAACTATAACTCAGACGACTTCACTAGACAGCAGAGCCTAATGCTCTCTTATGACTACCTTGTCGGTCTAGGTGCTAGCAATAAGTTAAACTGGTTTATCGGTGCGTCAGCTGGTGTTAACCACATTAGCCCTGACACTGACGAGCTAAGCTCGAAGAATCGCTTCGTATGGGGTGGTCAAACAGGTCTAATGTACAAGATCAATGACAAACTAAGTACTGAGATTGGTTATCGCTACCTTAAACAAGACTACGATGTATCTGAGACTTACCCAGTTCCAGCACCAACAAACAACATAGGTTGGACTGATCAGGCATCACTACAAGATAGCCAGCAACTTTACCTATCGGTTGATTACCGTTTCTAAGCGACTCATTTAAAAAAAGCCCCTTACGGGGCTTTTTTTATACCTGATAATTCAGCTAACGACCCACTTAACTGTGATGAAATTAGCAATAAGCAGAAGTCGATGACGGAAACATCTATAAATAAAGACACTGCTGAAGATAAGGCTGAATAAGTCGCAGCATAAAAGCTAGAGAATGCCTCGAAATAGAGTCAATTACCCGCTAATAAGTTAGCATTTCAAGTAAAAAAATGGCTATTTCGCTAACGCTTAAGTAACAAGTACAAAAAATAATCATTTCTTTCTACTTTTCAGAGACTTTTTTCATCATTAGGCATAATTAACTATTCACTACAGTCCTTGCACTGATAGAATAATCACACCATCCAGAAACTATTAGGACTTCCCATGAGCCTTGAACTACTGTCCAAGCTGGAGACTAAAATCCAAGCTGCACTTGAAACTATCGAGCTATTGAAATTAGAGCTTGAAGACGAGAAACTGAAGAGTGTTACTCTAATTGAGCAAAACCAACAATTGAACCAAGATCTTACTTCTTGGAACGAAAAAGTCACTGGACTTGTTGGCTTGCTCAATGAAGAAGTGAGCTAGTTATAGCTTTTTATAACTTGTTATAGCATAAGCGAAGGTTACGCAATCTTCGCTTCGCTACTTTGACTCTCTATTAATGCATTTAATTCTATAATCGCCTGTTTCACTTTCGGCATACTCTTCCTTGGTAATAAAAATCTCCCTTTTTCGAATTCTAATCGACCTAAGTCTTTAACCCAGATCACCCCAGACAAAAAAATCCGCGCGTGTTTAACGATAATCTTTGGTGCGTAGACAGGAAAAACTCTCACGTTGCCTCCTTGTGTTTCATTACTTTAACTGCTTGCTAAAACTACTTGACTAAAAAACGACCTTACCCGTTGCACTTTATATTTAGTTTTATCGGATAAGACTCTGTCTTTGACCTGTGTTTTACCATGAGAGTTGCATTAAATAATGTTTTTTTTTGTAAACAATTGAATCCGTATGCTTACCCATAAAATTTCCTCTTGTCTATCAGACTAATAGCTAGGAAATAAGTTTAAATGTCACTTGCCAAGAATTTGACACCCTGCTAGATTAGACTTGTTACTCAGGGTAAAATTGAGCCTTATGGCTCAGCGACCGTATTTCTTGCGACCAGGAAATACGGTTTTTTTATGCCTTTCTCAAGTGAAAAATTCAAATTCACGACCGTTATACCAATCAGTATAAGACAATGACGGCCTTAAACATTCGCGGCTAAAGCCGCTCCTACATTTCGATGATATCCCCCTTATCCATATGGGTCAGAAGTGGGGAATGCCAAAATGATGCGAGGAGCATCAACGGCCCGTGGGCAATCGACATAGCTCTTGATTACGGCTCTTGATTACAAGCAGCCCGACACAAGGTCGATTATTAGCCTTGACCCACACGGACGTGGGGAATGCCAAAATGATGTCAGGAACATCTTTGGCCCGTGGATAATAGACATAAGTGTTCCAGACACTAAGCCGGTTGCTTACCTTGACCCACACGGTCTTAAATGTTCCAGACATTTCGAAGGCATTCCCCATATCCATATGGGTCAGAAGTGGGGAATGCCAAAATGATGCGAGGAGCATCAACGGCCCGTGAGCAATCGACATAACTCTTTATTACTACTCTTTATGACGAGAAGCCAGACACAAAGCAGATTAGTAGCCATCCATGGCTAATCTGCATAAGTGTTCCTGACACAAAAAAGGAGCCGTGAGGCTCCTTCTGTAGATATGCAGCTATAAACTTACTTCATCGAAGTCAGGTAGTAAGCGATATCTAAAAGTTCGTCATAAGACTTGATTGAACCTGTCTCAACACGATACTTGCCATTCACTACAAGTGCTGGAACACCGGATATTTGTGCATTAGCAGTAGCTCGCTTCATCTGAGACATCTGAGCACTCACCATAAATGAGTTTGCTGCGGCATCGAAATCTTTGCCCTCTACACCATTAGCAATAAACAGCATACGGAGGTCATTACGGTTAGTGAAATTCTGTTTCTTATCATGGATCGCAGCAAAAATTGCCTTCTCGATTTTTTCATCAACTTTGAGCTGATGAGCAACGGCGAAAGCACGTGACATCTCTACACCCATTTCACGACCAATAAACTCAACATGGTTCTGCTTAAAGGTAACCCCTTCAGGCTTGTTAGCTTTTATTTTTGGAACTTCTGTCTTAGAAAAATTGTAGCAATGACCACAATAAAACGAGAAAAACTCAGTAATTTCAGGTTTAGCCGTGGCTGGACCTTGGTTGATCACTGTGTAGTGAACACCTTCTTTATAATCGGCGGCAATAGCGGCCATCGGTGCCATCAAAAATGCAACGGCAATCAATAATGCTTTTTTCATCTTCTTGTATCCCTTATTTCGCAAACTGCAATGTTCAAAATGGAGTTGTGTCTAGCATAATAAAACATTTGAGATTATCCCAAGCAAAAAGTTCAATCTTCTGTTACAAAATGATTTTATTATCAATATATAGATTAGTCATAATATCAAACTTTACCCATTAACATTGATTAATAACCAGGCATCAAGCTTAACGCTGGCTCATCTAATACTGCTAATTGCTCTTTAAATGCCAAGATCTGTTGCTCCCAATATCTCTCCTCTGCATACCAAGGAAAATTCATCGGAAATGCCGGGTCATCCCAACGTCGGCTCAGCCAAGCATTATAATGCAACATGCGCATAGCTCTTAATGGCTCAATCAGCTTTAGCTCTTTAGCATCAAACTCACAAAACTCTTCGTAAGCTTCCAGCAAGATCTCTAACTGAAGTTGCCTCTGTGAGCTATCACCGGTGATCATCATCCATAGATCTTGAATTGCCGGCCCAGTGCGCGCATCATCCAGATCGACAAATCCTGGGCCGTCGGGAGTCCACAAGATATTGCCCGGATGAAGATCCCCATGCAAACGTATATGCTTGGGATTCTGCTGATTCCAGATCTCCTTCGATTTATCCAATACTTGTTCGACAATAGTGAAATAGGGTAACACCAAGGATGATGGTACATGTCCCGATTCTTTCAACCAAAGCAGAGACTCATCCCCCAAGACCTGTGGGTTCACGAGATCCCTATGGGCAAACTTCCCCTGCTTCGAATATTGATGGATACGACCAATGAAGCGCCCTGTTGCCTCTAACTGCTCTAAGTTATCCACCTCAAACGCACGACCGCCTATGGAGGGAAACAGGGCGAACCTGAAACCTTTATACTCATGCAATGAGCGGCCATTGATGATCAGCGGCGTCGCAATCGGTATCTCTTCATCGAATAACGCCTGGGAAAAGTCATGCTCTTCTTGTATCTGCTCATCACTCCAACGCTGTGGACGATAAAACTTGACCACGTAACGCTTGCCGTTATCACAGCGGAATTGATAAACACGATTCTCATAACTGTTGAGTGCTAGCAAACCCGTTTCTGGATAGATCCCCAGACTTTCAATTGCATCCAAGATGAGATCAGGCGTCAACGCCTGATAATGAAAAGCCGAACCTTGTTTGTCTGCAGTCATAATAACTTCCTCAGCAGGCTAGCCAGATATTCCAACACTTCAAAATCATCTGCTCGCTCGACACTAAACCAGCAAATATCACCATAAAATTCATAATTAAGCTGAATATGAGTGCCTTCAAACATCAACAACCATTGATGTCTATCTGCGCCATCATGGCGTTCAATCACTCTGCAATCTGTCGCTGTAACCAATGGCTCTGCAAACACATGAAACTGTTCAAAATCAATATCTGCTTGA
Proteins encoded:
- a CDS encoding DUF4056 domain-containing protein, with the translated sequence MKVILKSLSIVICICALAACSSRDWQIRANPTELAVAAALDEQPDPAIVSEVELHEFTNAGMPKAVRPCCAFGTAQKVTVASIPVPFYRLANTVSLEDIGPHAYEAGTFSHQKGTPTGRRGGENNGIIYTQLGGFIDLAHVRDTADNAVALFYQIYSQLGQEARIELPVEIGPRYIQLSAFETNHLSIKQRQEVAANIAARLAYFVAEAHEVAQWHGYRTWLPWSEEVSAYSPEDLYSNMLGAKIATALLSNNLTMNRELYNQHMTSWLHATLAWLRPVSKAQTNALFDAIDGHWWDSSEALPSKYMLLLRHYELGDEQAPYLIGKELIEQSSHGELLSALPNMSDSPKSLSLPSIIHDIEIDKVAQQWLFVGDKHKASFKHVPEALWINGFTSESFKEIAKYDAQIDRAELDAHQRGSK
- the zapB gene encoding cell division protein ZapB — translated: MSLELLSKLETKIQAALETIELLKLELEDEKLKSVTLIEQNQQLNQDLTSWNEKVTGLVGLLNEEVS
- a CDS encoding DUF3630 family protein codes for the protein MKLDSLTLDAGSNSLSIQADIDFEQFHVFAEPLVTATDCRVIERHDGADRHQWLLMFEGTHIQLNYEFYGDICWFSVERADDFEVLEYLASLLRKLL
- a CDS encoding esterase/lipase family protein, with the translated sequence MQLVFVHGWSVTSTNTYGALPQALIKLANAELKLDIKHIHLGRYISFDDEVTLEDIAIAFESARKRELAGQAFSVITHSTGGPVIRAWLEQYYGNNLTQSPLKHLIMLAPANHGSALAQLGKSRLSRLRAWFDGVEPGQKILDWLELGADEQYRLNLKWLDYDFSQTDIYPFVFTGEAIDKSLYDYMNSYTGEAGSDGVVRTSAANLNFISMRLEQEDELVCQDFENRCVKRLTLVDKKQPLQQVAFEIIPNGSHSGTTMGIMGSVKGKHANRKPVVSGILECLSVTNRAQYTHVLEAMRTRSDKVKKKRRYSMLVIRVSDDLGHKVTDFDVYLLSGKSFHPGALPKGFMLDKQKNTVNQNCVSFYLDTNKLLSVAEGQIGLKLVARPDAGFSYYQAAEYHCEPEQVDQLIKPDQTTIIDIVIKRHIHHDTFTLVNSDEAGRFDDFKGQQR
- a CDS encoding outer membrane beta-barrel protein, producing the protein MKIKSLAVAAVIATAMSAPTMAADWFIGGGVGAQQNTYKGSSQANVDPGYNAQNFKETENNEFYEVRVGAYLNDNNRVYSTYNYNSDDFTRQQSLMLSYDYLVGLGASNKLNWFIGASAGVNHISPDTDELSSKNRFVWGGQTGLMYKINDKLSTEIGYRYLKQDYDVSETYPVPAPTNNIGWTDQASLQDSQQLYLSVDYRF
- a CDS encoding DUF1107 domain-containing protein, whose translation is MRVFPVYAPKIIVKHARIFLSGVIWVKDLGRLEFEKGRFLLPRKSMPKVKQAIIELNALIESQSSEAKIA
- a CDS encoding outer membrane beta-barrel protein, which produces MNNKMNKTPLVLAAVITSVFSIPTMAADWFVGAGVGAQQNGYDKVVTDTGKDPKEVTSSSSLTHDNEFYMVRGGVYLDDSSRLYGTYSYNADDSTTQQSFIASYDYLVPLGSGRLNWFIGASAGSNHVSPESENMSSGNNFVWGGQTGFIFNITDNLSTEIGYRYLDQDYSISNAPDEIDEPVATPKAGSEVTTLSATDSQQVYLSLDYRF
- a CDS encoding thiol:disulfide interchange protein DsbA/DsbL, coding for MKKALLIAVAFLMAPMAAIAADYKEGVHYTVINQGPATAKPEITEFFSFYCGHCYNFSKTEVPKIKANKPEGVTFKQNHVEFIGREMGVEMSRAFAVAHQLKVDEKIEKAIFAAIHDKKQNFTNRNDLRMLFIANGVEGKDFDAAANSFMVSAQMSQMKRATANAQISGVPALVVNGKYRVETGSIKSYDELLDIAYYLTSMK
- a CDS encoding virulence protein → MSKTPITSLWLVLLFVSISSVSVWAIEVEPANEKYARAFPIWAQEAIDLGHELPKPYGLSMTYMTMDQPLVVDSVSFSGLGPIIDDALSITGSEALQDSQTLTLRADVWLLPFLNFYAVLGHTEGSSVANVQVDADLTSILPPLYCQFNPCNIQSDPFDFELHFKGFTYGVGGTLVGGIGNWFALLDVNYTNTNLNILDGEISTIVVSPRAGYRFQRGNNDMQIWFGAMYQNVEQTFSGYLHDIGIGNDFDFLSTGKFEVNQHLEDKWNGLVGGQISINKHVDLLLEVGFGTRTSGMLSIGYRF
- a CDS encoding serine/threonine protein kinase, with product MTADKQGSAFHYQALTPDLILDAIESLGIYPETGLLALNSYENRVYQFRCDNGKRYVVKFYRPQRWSDEQIQEEHDFSQALFDEEIPIATPLIINGRSLHEYKGFRFALFPSIGGRAFEVDNLEQLEATGRFIGRIHQYSKQGKFAHRDLVNPQVLGDESLLWLKESGHVPSSLVLPYFTIVEQVLDKSKEIWNQQNPKHIRLHGDLHPGNILWTPDGPGFVDLDDARTGPAIQDLWMMITGDSSQRQLQLEILLEAYEEFCEFDAKELKLIEPLRAMRMLHYNAWLSRRWDDPAFPMNFPWYAEERYWEQQILAFKEQLAVLDEPALSLMPGY